A stretch of Pygocentrus nattereri isolate fPygNat1 chromosome 8, fPygNat1.pri, whole genome shotgun sequence DNA encodes these proteins:
- the tubb4b gene encoding tubulin beta-4b chain has protein sequence MREIVHLQAGQCGNQIGAKFWEVISDEHGIDPTGSYHGDSDLQLDRINVYYNEATGGKYVPRAVLVDLEPGTMDSVRSGPFGQIFRPDNFVFGQSGAGNNWAKGHYTEGAELVDSVLDVVRKEAESCDCLQGFQLTHSLGGGTGSGMGTLLISKIREEYPDRIMNTFSVVPSPKVSDTVVEPYNATLSVHQLVENTDETYCIDNEALYDICFRTLKLTTPTYGDLNHLVSATMSGVTTCLRFPGQLNADLRKLAVNMVPFPRLHFFMPGFAPLTSRGSQQYRALTVPELTQQMFDAKNMMAACDPRHGRYLTVAAVFRGRMSMKEVDEQMLNVQNKNSSYFVEWIPNNVKTAVCDIPPRGLKMAATFIGNSTAIQELFKRISEQFTAMFRRKAFLHWYTGEGMDEMEFTEAESNMNDLVSEYQQYQDATAEEEGEFEEEGEEELA, from the exons ATGAGGGAGATCGTTCATTTGCAGGCAGGACAGTGTGGCAACCAAATTGGTGCCAAG TTCTGGGAAGTGATCAGTGACGAGCATGGTATTGACCCAACGGGCAGTTACCATGGCGACAGTGATCTTCAGCTGGACAGAATTAACGTGTACTACAATGAGGCCACAG GTGGAAAGTATGTTCCACGTGCTGTGCTGGTGGATTTGGAGCCAGGAACCATGGACTCCGTGAGGTCTGGACCTTTTGGGCAAATCTTCAGGCCTGACAACTTTGTGTTTG GTCAGAGTGGTGCTGGTAACAACTGGGCCAAGGGCCACTATACAGAGGGAGCAGAGCTGGTGGACTCTGTTCTTGATGTAGTTCGCAAGGAGGCTGAAAGCTGTGACTGCCTGCAGGGCTTCCAGCTCACCCACTCGCTGGGTGGTGGCACCGGGTCTGGCATGGGCACCCTCCTCATCAGCAAGATCCGTGAGGAGTACCCTGACCGCATCATGAACACCTTCAGTGTTGTGCCATCCCCCAAAGTCTCAGACACAGTGGTGGAACCCTACAACGCCACACTGTCAGTCCATCAATTGGTAGAAAACACAGATGAAACGTACTGCATCGACAATGAAGCACTGTATGATATCTGCTTCCGCACGCTCAAACTCACAACACCCACATATGGTGACCTCAACCATCTTGTCTCTGCTACCATGAGTGGTGTCACAACCTGCCTGAGGTTCCCTGGTCAGCTGAATGCTGACCTACGCAAACTGGCCGTTAACATGGTGCCATTCCCCCGTCTGCACTTCTTCATGCCCGGCTTTGCCCCGCTCACCAGTAGGGGTAGCCAGCAGTACCGCGCCCTCACTGTTCCAGAGCTCACGCAGCAGATGTTTGATGCCAAAAACATGATGGCTGCCTGCGATCCACGACATGGCCGTTACCTCACTGTCGCCGCCGTTTTCCGTGGCAGAATGTCCATGAAGGAGGTGGATGAGCAGATGCTGAACGTGCAGAACAAGAACAGCAGCTACTTTGTTGAGTGGATCCCAAACAATGTCAAGACTGCCGTCTGTGACATTCCACCCCGTGGCCTCAAGATGGCTGCCACCTTCATCGGCAACAGCACAGCCATCCAGGAGCTGTTCAAGCGCATTTCTGAGCAGTTCACAGCCATGTTCAGGCGCAAGGCTTTCCTGCACTGGTACACAGGAGAGGGCATGGATGAGATGGAGTTCACAGAAGCTGAGAGCAACATGAACGACCTGGTGTCTGAGTACCAGCAATACCAGGATGCCACCGCAGAAGAGGAAGGAGAGTttgaggaggagggagaggaggagctGGCTTAA
- the aup1 gene encoding lipid droplet-regulating VLDL assembly factor AUP1 — METRGIEQMFDFQRLPSDGLILLLLLLYSPVGLCLMLLRIFIGVHVFLVSCALPDSFIRRFIVRVMCSVLGLHIRQNSPRLRDKSVKLYVCNHVTQFDHNIINLLTSCNTPLLEGPSGFVCWARGFMELGTMAGSRTELAETLHGYCSAPGALPLLLFPEEDTTNGRAGLLKFSSWPFSVADSVQPVAMTVKRPLISVNVPESSWLTELLWTFFVPFTVYQVRWHLPVHRQDGESHQEFANRVQELLATELGVVSTQITKADKAEHIKRKRHTVPHTTQLNLGARPRTMAQGFLGSGPGAENPGVVRMAQQVKEVLPDIPLSVITRDLLQTNCVDATITNLLESSDQYHTDPAEGATSGPARPQISTTPSVAASSPTIKPAAKSFGRLPADRHMSLQERKAALYEYARRRFIEKHGLEEDS, encoded by the exons ATGGAAACACGGGGCATAGAGCAGATGTTTGACTTCCAGCG GTTGCCAAGTGACGGCCTgatcctgctgctgctgctgctgtattcCCCAGTCGGCCTTTGTTTGATGTTGCTGCGGATATTTATTGGTGTCCATGTGTTTCTAGTGAGCTGTGCACTTCCAGACAGTTTTATAAGAAG ATTCATCGTACGAGTCATGTGCTCTGTACTAGGTCTGCATATAAGACAGAACAGCCCTCGCTTAAGAGACAAAAGTGTCAAGTTGTATGTCTGCAATCATGTCACTCAGTTTGACCACAACATTATTAACCTCCTTACCTCCTGCAACACT CCATTGCTTGAAGGCCCTTCAGGGTTTGTATGTTGGGCACGGGGCTTTATGGAGCTGGGTACTATGGCAGGTAGCAGAACTGAGCTAGCAGAGACACTGCATGGGTACTGCTCAGCTCCTGGAGCACTGCCTTTATTGCTCTTCCCAGAGGAGGACACCACTAACGGCCGTGCAGGCCTGCTCAAGTTTAG cTCCTGGCCTTTCTCTGTGGCGGACTCTGTTCAGCCTGTGGCCATGACAGTGAAGAGGCCTCTCATATCTGTG aATGTACCAGAGTCTTCATGGCTAACAGAATTGCTGTGGACGTTTTTTGTCCCGTTCACAGTGTATCAAGTAAG ATGGCATCTTCCAGTACATAGGCAAGATGGAGAATCACATCAAGAATTTGCCAACAGAGTCCAAGAG CTTCTAGCTACTGAGCTTGGTGTGGTCTCAACACAGATCACTAAGGCAGACAAAGCAGAGCACATCAAAAGGAAAAGGCATACAGTTCCACATACCACACAATTGA ATTTGGGTGCTAGACCTCGCACCATGGCACAGGGTTTCCTAGGTTCAGGCCCAGGGGCAGAGAACCCTGGAGTGGTGCGTATGGCACAGCAGGTGAAGGAAGTGCTACCTGATATTCCCCTTAGTGTCATCACCAGAGACCTGC TGCAAACAAATTGTGTGGATGCAACTATTACCAACCTGCTGGAGAGCTCTGACCAGTATCACACAGATCCTGCAGAGGGTGCTACATCAGGTCCAGCCAGGCCTCAAATCTCCACAACCCCTTCTGTTGCTGCCTCCTCTCCCACCATAAAG CCAGCTGCCAAATCTTTTGGAAGATTGCCAGCAGACAGACACATGTCTCTACAGGAAAGAAAAGCGGCCTTGTATGAGTATGCAAGAAG ACGTTTCATTGAAAAACACGGACTGGAGGAAGACTCATGA
- the kazald2 gene encoding kazal-type serine peptidase inhibitor domain 2: MLCLTAMLTLLLACLSEPLPLEHLRHLDWQRGMRPGERCPKKCQPELCPDARLLQSCVSGQVRDPCGCCWECGNGEGQLCDPEPWTGSTFFGRCAEGLRCKAPRRDPSMKEEPKPVCVCTKQEMLCSSDGKTYENVCQLRAAQRRLGERQKVTVAHHGPCKAKPIITYAPRDIITLEGSDVLLSCEVSSYPLASIQWRKEGDSVFLTADDSSRAIQARGGPRRFELTGWLQIHGVGPDDAGVYTCAARNAFGEVSASARLRVMHRGSPQNREIPKRKNEAHNTSFNDAESEDDEDYEGQPSGYMYL, from the exons ATGCTGTGTTTGACAGCAATGCTAACACTGCTGCTGGCTTGCCTCTCTGAGCCTCTTCCATTGGAGCACCTCAGGCACTTAGACTGGCAGCGCGGCATGAGGCCAGGTGAACGGTGCCCGAAAAAGTGCCAGCCCGAGCTGTGTCCGGACGCCAGGCTGCTCCAGAGCTGTGTGTCGGGTCAGGTCCGTGACCCGTGTGGGTGTTGTTGGGAATGTGGGAATGGAGAGGGTCAGCTGTGTGACCCCGAACCCTGGACCGGGTCCACTTTCTTTGGGCGCTGCGCTGAGGGACTCCGCTGTAAAGCCCCAAGGAGGGACCCCTCAATGAAAGAAGAGCCCAAGCCAGTGTGCGTGTGCACCAAGCAAGAGATGCTGTGCAGCTCGGATGGGAAGACATATGAAAACGTGTGCCAACTGCGGGCAGCCCAGCGCAGGCTAGGTGAGCGCCAGAAGGTTACTGTGGCGCATCATGGACCCTGCAAAGCAA AACCAATCATCACCTATGCCCCACGTGACATTATCACTCTGGAGGGAAGTGATGTCCTCCTTTCCTGTGAGGTTTCATCGTACCCACTGGCATCCATACAGTGGAGGAAAGAGGGGGACAGCGTCTTCCTTACTGCTGATGATTCCAGCAGAGCCATACAG GCACGCGGAGGCCCGCGGCGCTTTGAGCTCACCGGCTGGCTCCAGATCCACGGGGTCGGCCCTGACGATGCAGGGGTGTACACATGCGCCGCCAGGAACGCCTTCGGTGAGGTGTCTGCCTCCGCTCGATTACGGGTTATGCACAGAG GATCTCcgcaaaacagagagattcccaaaaggaaaaatgaagcCCACAACACATCCTTCAATGATGCTGAaagtgaagatgatgaagattATGAGGGGCAACCAAGTGGTTATATGTATTTGTAA